From the genome of Deinococcus sp. JMULE3, one region includes:
- the paaC gene encoding 1,2-phenylacetyl-CoA epoxidase subunit PaaC has product MTTGIQALTDTQTQALLLKLTVLADDEIILAHRDGEWTGHAPILEEDIALANIAQDELGHAGLYLSLAQTLGGSDPDRVAFWRGPDDYRNTRLVELPKGDWAFTMVRQFLYDTAEALWLEAATRSTYAPLAEIAAKAVREEKFHVQHTALWVERLALGTPESERRTQAALTELWPHAAQLFQPVEGEDELTAAGILPDLNAVHARWTDLITRHLVDKCGLTLPDAPTTQPGRDTHTHHLAPLLEEMQSVARQHPDAEVW; this is encoded by the coding sequence ATGACCACTGGCATCCAAGCCCTCACCGATACGCAGACGCAGGCCCTCCTCCTGAAACTCACGGTCCTTGCCGACGACGAGATCATCCTCGCGCACCGGGACGGCGAGTGGACCGGGCACGCCCCCATCCTCGAAGAGGACATCGCGCTGGCGAACATCGCGCAGGACGAACTCGGGCACGCCGGGCTGTACCTGAGCCTCGCGCAGACCCTCGGCGGCAGCGACCCCGACCGGGTGGCGTTCTGGCGCGGCCCGGACGACTATCGCAACACCCGCCTCGTGGAACTCCCGAAAGGCGACTGGGCGTTCACGATGGTCCGGCAGTTCCTGTACGACACCGCCGAAGCCCTGTGGCTGGAGGCCGCCACCCGCAGCACCTACGCCCCCCTCGCGGAGATCGCCGCGAAGGCTGTGCGTGAGGAGAAATTCCACGTGCAGCACACTGCCCTGTGGGTGGAACGCCTCGCCCTCGGCACGCCCGAAAGCGAACGCCGCACCCAGGCCGCCCTGACGGAACTGTGGCCGCACGCCGCGCAACTCTTCCAACCCGTCGAGGGCGAAGACGAACTGACCGCAGCGGGCATCCTCCCCGACTTGAACGCCGTGCACGCCCGCTGGACCGACCTCATCACCCGGCACCTCGTGGACAAATGCGGCCTCACCCTCCCCGACGCCCCCACCACCCAGCCCGGCCGCGACACGCACACCCACCACCTCGCCCCCCTGCTGGAAGAAATGCAGAGCGTCGCCCGGCAACACCCCGACGCCGAGGTCTGGTGA
- the paaD gene encoding 1,2-phenylacetyl-CoA epoxidase subunit PaaD, with protein sequence MEYSTPSPINHQPSTVWAALAQIPDPEIPVVSITDMGMVRDVTVGDAGRVTVTFTPTFSGCPALHVIRDSIEQAVRDLGVTDVEVRSTLTPPWTTDWINDDARERLRQYGIAPPAPTGEGQLIQLDAEPTRCPRCGSLNVRMTASFGPTLCKRMYVCDTCREPFEGFKSV encoded by the coding sequence ATGGAATACTCCACCCCATCACCTATCAACCATCAACCATCAACAGTCTGGGCGGCCCTCGCCCAGATCCCAGACCCCGAGATTCCCGTCGTGAGCATCACGGACATGGGCATGGTGCGGGACGTGACCGTGGGCGACGCGGGGCGCGTGACGGTGACGTTCACGCCCACCTTCAGCGGCTGCCCCGCCCTGCACGTCATCCGGGACAGCATCGAGCAGGCGGTGCGCGACCTGGGCGTCACGGACGTCGAGGTTCGCAGCACCCTCACGCCCCCCTGGACGACCGACTGGATCAACGACGACGCGCGGGAGCGGCTGCGGCAGTACGGCATCGCGCCCCCCGCCCCCACCGGGGAAGGGCAGCTGATTCAGCTGGACGCGGAACCCACCCGCTGCCCCCGCTGCGGCAGCCTGAACGTCCGCATGACCGCCAGCTTCGGCCCGACGTTATGCAAACGCATGTACGTCTGCGACACCTGCCGCGAACCCTTCGAGGGCTTCAAGAGCGTATGA
- a CDS encoding DUF1517 domain-containing protein: MISNQTLDFSRRFIQAALLVAPPVGAALYYTLNRSRLTEDAWLYLVFLVILTPLWGLVWHVILDSYFFRGYAVKVEVMLQADGDIRERLARTWQGNFTPPFSQASTGTTHRHVALKLLNSEVIPLLLQNRAWWVYGDAAHIRARKGTLRETFGRWQAQSRAVEFQPGQALSDRQLVGYYVVTILLYGFDRLKGAGLERELSGAADMQKVLLALSQARAHNVQGCVVEWSPHHAPRYHSVDQAIQFFPELRKL, translated from the coding sequence GTGATTTCAAATCAGACACTGGACTTCTCACGGCGATTCATTCAGGCCGCCCTGCTGGTGGCGCCCCCTGTCGGCGCGGCCCTCTACTACACCCTGAACAGGTCGCGCCTGACGGAGGACGCCTGGCTCTACTTGGTCTTCCTGGTGATCCTGACACCACTGTGGGGACTCGTCTGGCACGTCATTCTCGACAGCTACTTTTTCAGGGGATACGCCGTGAAAGTTGAGGTCATGCTTCAGGCGGATGGTGACATCCGGGAGCGGCTGGCCCGCACCTGGCAGGGGAACTTCACGCCCCCCTTCAGTCAGGCTTCGACCGGCACCACGCACCGGCACGTCGCCCTGAAGCTCCTGAACTCGGAAGTCATTCCACTCCTCCTCCAGAACCGCGCGTGGTGGGTGTACGGCGACGCTGCCCACATCCGGGCCCGCAAGGGCACCCTCCGCGAAACGTTCGGGCGCTGGCAGGCGCAGTCACGCGCCGTCGAGTTCCAGCCCGGGCAGGCGCTGAGTGACCGGCAGCTCGTCGGCTACTACGTGGTGACGATCCTCCTGTACGGCTTCGACCGCCTGAAGGGCGCCGGGCTGGAGCGGGAGTTGTCGGGCGCGGCAGACATGCAGAAGGTGCTGCTGGCCCTCTCGCAGGCCCGGGCGCACAACGTACAGGGCTGCGTGGTCGAGTGGAGCCCTCACCACGCGCCGCGCTACCACTCCGTCGATCAGGCCATCCAGTTCTTCCCCGAACTCAGGAAGCTATGA
- a CDS encoding thiazole synthase: protein MQQNPHTPDPFTLGGKTFTSRLMTGTGKFTDFGVMREALAASGSQIVTVAIRRVELRAPGHDGLLDALDWDALQLLPNTAGCRTAEEALRVARLARVATGVNWIKLEVIPDARYLLPDPVGTLRAAEGLAADGFTVLPYVQADAVLARALEDAGCAAVMPLASPIGSGRGLRSPELLRTVLDGARVPIVVDAGLGVPSDAAQALELGADAVLVNTAIAEARDPVGMAHAFALGVQAGRAAFLAGRMPERTHASSSSPLGGVVRLPDPEVPV, encoded by the coding sequence ATGCAGCAGAATCCGCACACACCCGACCCCTTCACCCTCGGCGGGAAGACCTTCACCTCGCGCCTGATGACGGGCACGGGCAAGTTCACGGATTTCGGCGTGATGCGCGAGGCGCTCGCCGCGAGCGGGTCGCAGATCGTGACGGTCGCCATCCGCCGCGTCGAACTGCGGGCGCCCGGACATGACGGTTTACTGGACGCCCTGGACTGGGACGCGCTGCAACTCCTGCCGAACACCGCCGGGTGCCGCACCGCCGAGGAGGCCCTGCGCGTGGCGCGGCTGGCGCGCGTGGCGACCGGCGTGAACTGGATCAAGCTGGAGGTCATCCCCGACGCCCGCTACCTCCTGCCCGACCCTGTGGGCACGCTCCGCGCCGCCGAAGGATTGGCCGCCGACGGGTTCACGGTGCTGCCGTACGTGCAGGCGGACGCGGTGCTGGCCCGCGCGCTGGAGGACGCCGGGTGCGCCGCCGTGATGCCCCTGGCGAGCCCCATCGGCTCCGGCCGGGGCCTGCGCAGCCCCGAGCTGCTGCGGACCGTGCTGGACGGCGCCCGCGTGCCGATCGTCGTGGACGCGGGCCTGGGCGTCCCGAGTGACGCGGCGCAGGCGCTGGAACTCGGCGCGGACGCCGTGCTGGTGAACACCGCGATCGCCGAGGCGCGCGACCCGGTCGGCATGGCCCACGCCTTCGCGCTGGGCGTGCAGGCGGGCCGCGCGGCGTTCCTGGCCGGACGGATGCCCGAACGCACGCACGCCAGCTCCAGCAGCCCGCTGGGTGGGGTAGTGCGCCTGCCTGACCCGGAAGTGCCCGTGTGA
- a CDS encoding alpha/beta fold hydrolase, with protein sequence MVMAPHTIRLPAGEFVYRDTGTPDRPTVLAMHGMGRDGSDWDATARALVPEFRLVALDLRGHGQSVRTEQYSLEAMQEDVVAVVDALQLNDFVLLGFSLGGVVAYLYAQAHPERVRQLITVDTPMPTTWEQPAPPAQAPEGVRHDWNATTQLFPELHTTNDRWWNDLARITCPALLLRGGEASWMPQDRIEDTARQMPDARVIEIPGGGHPIHRTQFPAFTQHLSSFLRGAE encoded by the coding sequence ATGGTAATGGCGCCGCACACCATCCGCCTGCCGGCGGGCGAATTCGTCTACCGCGACACAGGCACGCCTGACAGGCCCACCGTGCTGGCCATGCACGGCATGGGTCGGGACGGTTCGGACTGGGACGCGACCGCCCGGGCCCTCGTCCCCGAGTTCCGCCTCGTGGCCCTCGACCTGCGGGGGCATGGGCAGAGTGTCCGGACAGAGCAGTACAGCCTGGAGGCCATGCAGGAGGACGTGGTGGCGGTCGTGGACGCCCTTCAGCTGAACGACTTCGTGCTGCTGGGCTTCTCGCTGGGCGGGGTGGTCGCCTACCTGTACGCGCAGGCGCACCCCGAGCGTGTCCGGCAGTTGATCACGGTGGATACGCCGATGCCGACCACCTGGGAGCAGCCCGCGCCGCCCGCCCAGGCCCCCGAGGGTGTTCGGCACGACTGGAACGCCACCACGCAGCTGTTCCCGGAGCTGCACACCACGAATGACCGGTGGTGGAATGACCTCGCGCGGATCACCTGCCCGGCACTGCTCCTGCGGGGCGGGGAGGCCAGCTGGATGCCGCAGGACCGCATCGAGGACACGGCCCGGCAGATGCCGGACGCCCGTGTGATCGAGATTCCAGGAGGCGGACACCCGATTCACCGCACCCAGTTCCCCGCGTTTACCCAGCACCTTTCCAGCTTTCTCCGGGGAGCAGAATGA
- the thiD gene encoding bifunctional hydroxymethylpyrimidine kinase/phosphomethylpyrimidine kinase has translation MHDGARCADHRRVGFRRGAGIQADLKTFEAHGVYGTSVLTLITAQNTRGVQATHPLPPGLVAAQLRAVLDDFPVAAVKTGALGNAGLVRAVADALRGRHLLLVVDPVMLAKSGDALLDDGALHALRDELLPLATLVTPNVPEWAALRAAGVPDTTPLLLKGGHAPGETVTDELRAHGHHLMLSAARQHTRHTHGTGCTLSAAITANLARGLALPDAVRAAHAYLQGAIRAAPGLGAGHGPLGHRAAGEQVQPTPHPT, from the coding sequence GTGCATGACGGTGCCCGTTGCGCTGACCATCGCCGGGTCGGATTCCGGCGGGGGGCGGGCATCCAGGCGGACCTGAAGACCTTCGAGGCGCACGGCGTGTACGGCACGAGCGTCCTGACGCTGATCACCGCGCAGAACACCCGGGGCGTGCAGGCCACGCACCCGCTGCCGCCAGGGCTGGTGGCCGCGCAGCTGCGCGCCGTGCTGGACGACTTCCCGGTCGCGGCGGTGAAGACGGGTGCGCTGGGTAACGCGGGGCTGGTGCGCGCGGTGGCCGACGCCCTGCGGGGCCGACATCTGCTGCTGGTCGTCGATCCGGTCATGCTCGCCAAGAGCGGGGACGCCCTGCTGGACGACGGCGCCCTGCACGCGCTGCGGGATGAGCTGCTGCCCCTGGCGACGCTGGTCACCCCGAACGTCCCCGAGTGGGCGGCCCTGCGCGCGGCGGGCGTGCCGGACACCACGCCGCTGCTCCTGAAGGGCGGGCACGCGCCCGGTGAGACCGTCACCGACGAGCTGCGCGCCCACGGGCACCACCTCATGCTCAGCGCGGCGCGGCAGCATACGCGGCACACGCACGGCACGGGCTGCACGCTGTCGGCGGCGATCACCGCGAACCTCGCGCGCGGTCTGGCCCTGCCAGACGCGGTGCGGGCCGCGCACGCGTACCTGCAGGGCGCGATCCGCGCCGCGCCGGGCCTGGGCGCGGGGCACGGGCCGCTGGGGCACCGGGCGGCGGGGGAGCAGGTGCAACCCACCCCACATCCAACCTAA
- the map gene encoding type I methionyl aminopeptidase, which produces MTITTQHELDGMTLAGKVVALTLDTLRAAVEPGVTPAELDALAGKVFAGFGAFSAPRAEYGAPVDVFISVNDDIVHGLPTHRPLQAGDVVCIDVTPNVGGFVADAAITVAVPPVSPTAANLIAAAEAALARGLNAARAGQPLNGIGRAIQTEVQRRGFTLLPELQGHGVGRAIHEKPDVPNYYRPALRQPLHEGLVIAVEPMISTGRSPRVRTRRDGWTLATTDGGIAAHVEHTIMITKGKPVILTA; this is translated from the coding sequence ATGACGATCACCACGCAGCATGAACTGGACGGCATGACCCTCGCCGGGAAGGTCGTCGCCCTCACCCTGGACACCCTGCGCGCCGCCGTCGAACCGGGCGTCACGCCCGCCGAACTGGACGCGCTGGCCGGGAAGGTCTTCGCGGGGTTCGGGGCGTTCTCCGCGCCGCGTGCCGAGTACGGCGCGCCCGTGGACGTGTTCATCAGCGTCAACGACGACATCGTCCACGGCCTCCCCACCCACCGCCCGCTTCAGGCGGGGGACGTCGTGTGCATCGACGTCACGCCGAACGTCGGCGGGTTCGTCGCGGACGCCGCCATCACGGTCGCCGTGCCACCCGTCTCCCCCACCGCAGCGAACCTCATCGCTGCCGCCGAGGCTGCCCTGGCGCGCGGCCTGAACGCCGCCCGCGCCGGACAACCCCTGAACGGCATCGGACGCGCCATCCAGACCGAGGTTCAGCGCCGGGGCTTCACGCTCCTGCCAGAACTCCAGGGGCACGGCGTGGGCCGCGCCATCCACGAGAAACCCGACGTTCCCAACTACTACCGCCCTGCGCTGAGACAACCCTTGCACGAGGGGCTCGTGATCGCCGTGGAACCCATGATCAGCACCGGCAGAAGCCCCCGCGTCCGCACCCGCCGCGACGGCTGGACGCTCGCCACCACCGACGGAGGAATCGCCGCCCACGTCGAACACACCATCATGATCACCAAAGGAAAACCGGTGATATTGACGGCGTGA
- the thiS gene encoding sulfur carrier protein ThiS — translation MTRPAILTVNGEARPLTPGLTLPALLRDLNIDPARVAVAVNDDFYPGARVPERTLEAGDVIEIVRIIGGG, via the coding sequence GTGACCCGCCCCGCCATCCTGACCGTGAACGGCGAGGCGCGGCCCCTCACGCCCGGCCTGACCCTGCCCGCCCTGCTGCGCGACCTGAACATCGACCCGGCGCGCGTGGCGGTCGCCGTGAACGACGACTTCTACCCCGGCGCCCGCGTGCCGGAACGCACCCTGGAGGCCGGAGATGTCATCGAGATCGTCCGAATTATCGGGGGGGGCTGA
- a CDS encoding FAD-binding oxidoreductase, giving the protein MRSREVIVVGGGLIGSLVGFTLRRAGADVLVLDADRPGAAWRAAAGLLTPDGERLRGTPLHADALEGLRRWPALAAALERSGVPVHLRPDVTRVQPGGGVACTPGEGSLHPPSVVRAARQGAEVVAAHVQSLIPSVGGVRVRTDAGDWFAGQVIVAAGAWSGAFGVPVTAQQGQALLLRGAPEVGARYGPPARGFSRYALSRPDGLYVGATARRSWATTPDAHAARWLRGAARTLVPGADVAEVASFLVGLRPVTPDGLPLVGPHPTLPGVLVATGHGRHGSLLAPVTAARVLALVEQGVSA; this is encoded by the coding sequence ATGAGGTCGCGGGAGGTGATTGTGGTGGGCGGCGGCCTGATCGGGTCACTGGTGGGGTTCACGCTGCGCCGGGCGGGTGCGGATGTGCTGGTGCTGGACGCAGACCGGCCGGGCGCGGCGTGGCGGGCGGCGGCGGGCCTGCTCACCCCGGACGGCGAGCGGCTGCGCGGCACGCCCCTGCACGCGGACGCGCTGGAGGGATTGCGGCGCTGGCCCGCGCTGGCGGCGGCGCTGGAACGCTCGGGCGTGCCCGTTCATCTGCGGCCCGACGTGACCCGCGTGCAGCCGGGCGGCGGGGTGGCCTGCACGCCGGGCGAGGGGAGCCTGCACCCGCCCTCGGTGGTCCGCGCGGCCCGGCAGGGGGCCGAGGTGGTGGCCGCGCACGTCCAGTCCCTCATCCCGTCGGTGGGTGGGGTGCGGGTGCGGACGGACGCGGGCGACTGGTTCGCCGGGCAGGTGATCGTCGCGGCGGGCGCGTGGAGCGGCGCGTTCGGTGTGCCGGTCACGGCGCAGCAGGGGCAGGCGCTGCTGCTGCGCGGCGCGCCGGAGGTGGGGGCGCGCTACGGGCCGCCCGCGCGGGGGTTCTCCCGCTACGCGCTGTCCCGCCCGGACGGCCTGTACGTCGGCGCGACAGCTCGCCGCAGCTGGGCCACCACACCCGACGCCCACGCGGCCCGCTGGTTGCGCGGCGCGGCCCGGACGCTCGTGCCGGGGGCGGACGTCGCAGAGGTCGCCTCGTTCCTCGTGGGCCTGCGCCCGGTCACGCCGGACGGTCTGCCGCTGGTCGGGCCGCACCCGACCCTGCCCGGTGTGCTGGTCGCGACGGGACATGGGCGGCACGGGTCGCTGCTCGCCCCGGTCACGGCGGCGCGCGTCCTGGCGCTGGTGGAACAGGGGGTAAGTGCATGA
- a CDS encoding phenylacetic acid degradation protein gives MTQPHFPSSDTQWPRWEVFKQDAPNRPHQAVGSVHAGDPPHALVTARNVFVRRPAAVSLWCVREDDILTATPEELTTNPALLDSPGEAGTYHVGVKRTNKRSMTFVDLSGTVTAGGPGDALRQAQSLHPDVLAWMVFPETAVVRTDEDPGTVESWFAPAKDKTYKQQQHYGVIGRHVGELKRAGLMPGRAPSEDSA, from the coding sequence ATGACTCAACCTCACTTCCCTTCCTCCGATACGCAGTGGCCGCGCTGGGAGGTGTTCAAGCAGGACGCCCCTAACCGCCCGCATCAGGCGGTGGGGAGCGTGCACGCGGGTGACCCGCCGCACGCGCTGGTGACGGCGCGGAACGTGTTCGTGCGCCGCCCGGCCGCCGTGAGCCTGTGGTGCGTGCGTGAGGACGACATCCTGACCGCCACGCCCGAGGAACTGACCACGAACCCCGCGCTGCTGGACTCGCCCGGCGAGGCTGGGACGTACCACGTGGGCGTGAAACGCACGAACAAACGCAGCATGACGTTCGTGGATCTCAGCGGCACCGTGACCGCCGGTGGCCCTGGCGACGCGCTGCGGCAGGCGCAGAGCCTGCACCCCGACGTCCTCGCCTGGATGGTGTTCCCCGAAACAGCCGTTGTCCGCACCGACGAGGACCCCGGCACCGTCGAGAGCTGGTTCGCGCCCGCGAAGGACAAGACGTACAAGCAGCAGCAGCACTACGGCGTGATCGGCCGTCACGTCGGCGAACTGAAACGCGCCGGTCTGATGCCGGGCCGCGCCCCCAGCGAGGACAGCGCATGA
- the paaZ gene encoding phenylacetic acid degradation bifunctional protein PaaZ translates to MTQSISSDLLRPASYVSGSWHANADGQVLLDAVYGRPVAVISSEGVDFGGALAYGRRAGGALRRMTFHERARALKALGAFLMERKEAYYALSALTGATRRDSWVDIEGGIGTLFSYASAARRELPDERFWPDGRLERLGREGTFVGRHLLVPREGVAVQINAFNFPVWGMLEKFAPAFIGGMPSLVKPAPQTAYLTERVVRDIVASGLIPEGTLQLVTGEPGSLLDHVEEQDVVAFTGSAATAAKLRVHPAIVGRSVPFNAEADSLNASVLGLSVKPEDPEFALFVREVAREMTGKAGQKCTAIRRALVPSHLVEAVTEGLRRELAKVTLGDPARDDVRMGALVSVEQRERVRETLEKLQAEARVVISGEAQLLGGDREKGAFLDPTVLLCETPLTARGPHELEAFGPVATLLPYDSLEDAIHLTKLGRGSLAGSIVSRDRAEATELVLGMASSHGRLLVLNRDNAKENTGHGSPLPQLNHGGPGRAGGGSELGGLSAVRHHMNRVAVQADPTTLTAITREFVPGAEVTEDVVHPFRKSFDEIQVGDSLLTHRRTVTEADIVNFAGLTGDHFYAHVDEIGAREGIFGRRVAHGYFLISAAAGQFVSPAPGPVLANYGLENLRFIEPVGIGDTIRTRLTCKRKIRKDLRPGETRPTGVVEWRSEITNQDGVLVATYDILTLVDRARDEFDPPAEEIGVQA, encoded by the coding sequence GTGACTCAATCAATCTCTTCTGATCTTCTTCGTCCGGCGTCTTATGTGTCGGGTTCGTGGCATGCGAATGCGGATGGGCAGGTGCTCCTGGACGCGGTGTATGGGCGTCCGGTGGCGGTGATCTCGTCGGAGGGTGTGGATTTCGGTGGGGCGCTGGCGTATGGGCGGCGGGCGGGTGGGGCGCTGCGCCGCATGACGTTCCATGAGCGGGCGCGGGCCTTGAAGGCGCTGGGGGCGTTCCTGATGGAGCGCAAGGAGGCGTATTACGCGCTGAGTGCGTTGACGGGGGCGACGCGGCGGGATTCGTGGGTGGATATCGAGGGTGGGATCGGGACGCTGTTCAGTTACGCGAGTGCGGCGCGGCGGGAACTGCCGGACGAGCGCTTCTGGCCCGACGGGCGGCTGGAGCGGCTGGGGCGCGAGGGGACGTTCGTGGGGCGTCACCTGCTGGTGCCGCGTGAGGGCGTGGCGGTGCAGATCAACGCGTTCAACTTCCCGGTGTGGGGGATGCTGGAGAAGTTCGCGCCTGCCTTTATCGGGGGGATGCCGAGCCTGGTGAAGCCCGCGCCGCAGACGGCGTACCTGACCGAGCGGGTGGTGCGGGACATCGTGGCGTCGGGCCTGATTCCGGAGGGGACCCTGCAACTGGTGACGGGGGAGCCGGGATCGCTGCTCGATCACGTGGAGGAGCAGGACGTGGTGGCGTTCACGGGGTCGGCGGCGACGGCGGCGAAACTGCGGGTGCATCCGGCGATCGTGGGTCGGTCGGTGCCGTTCAACGCGGAGGCGGACAGCCTGAACGCGTCGGTGCTGGGCCTGTCCGTGAAGCCGGAGGACCCCGAGTTCGCGTTGTTCGTGCGCGAGGTGGCGCGCGAGATGACCGGGAAGGCCGGGCAGAAGTGCACCGCGATCCGCCGCGCGCTGGTGCCCTCGCATCTGGTGGAGGCGGTGACGGAAGGTTTGCGCCGCGAGCTGGCGAAGGTGACGCTGGGCGACCCGGCGCGCGACGACGTGCGGATGGGTGCGCTGGTGAGCGTGGAGCAGCGTGAGCGGGTCCGTGAGACGCTGGAGAAGTTGCAGGCTGAGGCGCGTGTGGTGATCAGCGGCGAGGCGCAACTGCTGGGCGGCGACCGTGAGAAGGGCGCGTTCCTCGACCCGACGGTGCTGCTGTGCGAGACCCCCCTGACGGCGCGCGGGCCGCATGAGCTGGAGGCCTTCGGGCCGGTGGCGACGCTGCTGCCGTACGACTCGCTGGAGGACGCCATTCACCTGACGAAGCTGGGTCGGGGCTCGCTGGCCGGAAGCATCGTGTCCCGCGACCGCGCCGAGGCGACGGAACTCGTGCTGGGCATGGCGAGTTCGCACGGCCGCCTGCTGGTCCTGAATCGCGACAACGCGAAGGAGAACACGGGGCACGGGTCGCCGCTGCCGCAGCTGAATCACGGCGGGCCGGGCCGGGCGGGGGGTGGTTCGGAGCTGGGGGGCCTGAGTGCGGTGCGGCATCACATGAACCGCGTGGCGGTGCAGGCCGACCCGACCACCCTCACGGCGATCACGCGGGAGTTCGTGCCCGGCGCCGAAGTCACCGAGGATGTCGTCCACCCGTTCCGCAAGTCCTTCGACGAGATTCAGGTGGGCGACAGCCTCCTCACGCACCGCCGGACCGTCACGGAGGCGGACATCGTGAACTTCGCGGGCCTGACCGGCGATCACTTCTACGCGCACGTCGATGAGATCGGCGCGCGGGAGGGCATCTTCGGGCGGCGCGTGGCGCACGGGTACTTCCTGATCTCGGCGGCGGCCGGGCAGTTCGTGTCGCCCGCGCCGGGGCCGGTCCTCGCGAACTACGGCCTGGAGAACCTGCGGTTCATCGAGCCCGTCGGCATCGGCGACACCATCCGCACGCGCCTGACCTGCAAACGCAAGATCCGCAAGGACCTGCGCCCCGGCGAGACCCGCCCGACCGGCGTGGTCGAGTGGCGCAGCGAGATCACCAACCAGGACGGCGTGCTCGTCGCCACGTACGACATCCTCACGCTGGTGGACCGCGCCCGGGACGAGTTCGACCCGCCCGCCGAGGAGATCGGCGTTCAGGCTTAA
- the paaA gene encoding 1,2-phenylacetyl-CoA epoxidase subunit PaaA, producing MTQPTPAQTGITPGETPEQHAHFEARIARGEKIEAGDWMPAEYRRQLIRMISQHAHSEVVGMLPEGEWITRAPSLKRKTILMAKVQDEAGHGQYLYHAAETLGATREDMLQALLSGKAKYSSIFNYPTHTWADVGMIGWLVDGAAIKNQTMLAGCSYGPYSRAMVRICSEETFHHKQGKEMIVAYAQGTPEQRAMAQDALNRWWWPAMMMLGPHDADSPNSGVLSKWGIKLKSNDEVRQEFINEHVPELMEAGLTIPDPDLHQDDQGNWRHGPIHWDEFWAVIRGEQGLNKERLGARQHAHDDGAWVRDALQAYTDRQRAVAAD from the coding sequence ATGACCCAACCCACCCCCGCCCAGACCGGCATCACCCCAGGCGAAACGCCCGAGCAGCACGCCCACTTCGAGGCCCGCATTGCTCGCGGCGAGAAGATTGAGGCTGGCGACTGGATGCCCGCCGAGTACCGCCGCCAGCTCATCCGCATGATCAGCCAGCACGCCCACAGCGAGGTCGTCGGCATGCTCCCCGAAGGCGAATGGATCACCCGCGCCCCCAGCCTGAAACGCAAGACCATCCTCATGGCCAAGGTGCAGGACGAGGCCGGACACGGCCAGTACCTCTACCACGCCGCCGAAACGCTGGGCGCCACCCGCGAGGACATGCTCCAGGCCCTCCTGAGCGGCAAGGCCAAATACAGCAGCATCTTCAACTACCCCACCCACACCTGGGCGGACGTCGGCATGATCGGCTGGCTCGTGGACGGCGCCGCTATCAAGAACCAGACTATGCTCGCCGGATGCTCCTACGGCCCGTACAGCCGCGCCATGGTCCGCATCTGCTCGGAAGAAACCTTCCACCACAAGCAGGGCAAGGAAATGATCGTCGCGTACGCCCAGGGCACCCCCGAGCAGCGCGCCATGGCGCAGGACGCCCTGAACCGCTGGTGGTGGCCCGCCATGATGATGCTCGGCCCGCACGACGCCGACAGCCCCAACAGCGGCGTCCTCTCGAAATGGGGCATCAAACTCAAGAGCAACGACGAAGTCCGCCAGGAATTCATCAACGAACACGTGCCCGAACTCATGGAAGCGGGCCTGACCATCCCCGACCCGGACCTCCACCAGGACGACCAGGGCAACTGGCGGCACGGCCCCATCCACTGGGACGAATTCTGGGCCGTCATCCGCGGCGAACAGGGCCTCAATAAAGAACGCCTCGGCGCCCGCCAGCACGCCCACGACGACGGCGCCTGGGTCCGCGACGCCCTCCAGGCCTACACCGACCGGCAACGCGCGGTGGCGGCCGACTGA